The genomic region TGCTTTCGCGCAAGCGAAAAAACCAATCTCTATGAACTCCATCTAGACTTGTAGAGGATATTAAGTACAAGGCCTATGATAACCAACGCAATCCCGAGAACTGACCAAAGAGTATAAATTTCTAGAAACCATGTAGCGCCGATTAAAACTGTAAAAATGACCTCAAGATATTTTAGTGGTGCTACTAATGAAGTTGATGCTATTTGAAAAGATCGTGTCATAAATAGCTGCCCTATAAACCCAACTACACCCAAACTAGCTAATAATAACCATTCAGAACCAACAGGTTGCACCCAATTATTAATACTAAGTAATCCACCAAGAATAACACCTATGGCCATAAAATAATTAATGATAACTATAGGATGATCTTGTTTGCCTATTTTAGAAATTACAACAAATACTAATCCCATTCCAAGCGCTGATAGAAGCACTAAACCAATACCTATGAGGGAAATATTTTCATCGTATCCCTTTAAAATAAACACACCAGAAAATGCAATTAAAAAAACAACCATTGTAAAGGTTTTATTCTCTCTCTGAGCCATATTACTGCAAAAACGGCAGCAAATATGGGTGATAGATATCGCAGTGTCACTGCGGTGCCTACTGGTAAGTATTTGAGTGATAAAAAGAAAAGCAGTAACGATATAGATCCGAAAACGCCACGAGCGATTAACAACCATCGTTTATTACCTAAAATCGATATTTTCTTGTAATTAAGATATATCATGGTAATTATTAAGGATCCAATTGATCTAAAAAACACCAATTGAAAGGCACTAAATTCAGATAGATATTTTACAACACCATTCATTATTGCAAATGCCAATGTGCTGAAAAGCATGAAAAGTATCGCTTTTTGTAAATCCTTCATTGTCAACTTTTAATTATGACTGTGCAAGTTTAAGCGTTTATATTGATTAAGTACTGCTGTTTTAAGACGACTTTAAAGACAATTCTTGATGGGTTTAAGAAGTCGAGATTATACTTATCAAAATACATTTATTCAATGACAAGGTAAGTACCTTTAAAGCTTTGGTTCAACACCATTACTTCTAATTCTTTACCACTGTCGTCACGTACTATCTCTATACTTGCTTTTCCATTTGCCATTTTTATGGACTCACTACCTGTAGGTGTCCCTAAACTTTTCAAAGTCGTACCACCTGACAAAGCTTGAAAATACACGCGTTCTTCATAGTCTAAACAACGTAACCCATCACCATCCATTGCTGTCGCAGTGATTAAGTAATTACCATTATTTAGTTTTTCAGATTCTAGAATAAGCTCTTTGGCTTTACCGTTTTTAGTAAATCTATAGTTGACTTCTAATTCATCGCTTACTTGTTTATCCTTATTAGTAGTCCCTACAGCTTTCAACTTATTTTTTCCTTCTTTAAAATCTACTTTCCATGTTAATCCAGATGCTGGGAATTTAGAAATGTCCTTTTTCTTAGTTCCTAAAGATTGACCATTGATAAAAAATTCTACTTCTGGTGCATTTGAATAAACACTTATTTCACGTTGGGTTCCCTTAGGACCTTGACGTTCTGTCCAGGTATGTGATTCTATCCAAACAAAGGGCTCATCGCTCCAATAACTTTTAAAAACATAGAAGGAATCTTTTGGATTATTATTTCTGTCTACGAGTCCTTTTTGATTGATATATGGAATATCATTTTCTGGTCTTAGTGGTGTTCCAAAATCTTTGAACGCCCATTGAGCGTTACCTATAAAAGTAGAGTCTGTTTCTGAGATACGTAAATGCCAGTCAAACAGATCAACCATATAGTTTTCACTCCAGTCACCTATTTGGGCGATATTAGCTACATCAGTTTGTATGATGGCTTCTTCCCAACCATCTGCTTTAATGGCTCCTTCACCAGTGACTGGATTTTCTGTGTGACGTCCTAGATGACTACTTCCACCATATTCAGTATGAATAAAATGTTTGTATTGAGCTTTGTATTGATCTATCGCTTTTTGATAACTTTTATAACTACCAGAATACCATCCAGACCATATGGATGGCGAAAACACATCTACAATTCCCGCTCCTTCATAGTATTTTCTTATTGCGGTTACTCTAGATGGATCCATTTCATGTGCTAGATCGTTAAGTGATTGTAGATACTCATTCATCTTCACTGTATTATCACCATCTTCAAAATCTGGCAACCAATACATCTCATTTCCTAACGACCAGAATACAATGCTGGGATGATTGTAATTCTGATTAATAATTTCCTTCAACATGCCGGTAGTATTTTCTTGCCATACATCATTACCCAATCCTCCACGGCACCATGGTAGTTCATCCCAAACTATTAGTCCTAGCTCATCGCAGGCTTTATAAACTTCAGGATCTTGTGGATAGTGTGCTAATCTTACAAAGTTTGCGCCCATGCTTTTTATAAGTTCCATATCTGCGCGATGTTGCTCGTTGCTCATGGCTGCGCCTACTCCAGCATGTTCTTCATGGCGATGTGTTCCTCGTAATAGTAATCTTTCTCCATTCAAATAAAAAGCGCCATGATCTTTAAACTCAAACCACCTTAAACCAATTTTTTCTTCGGTTTGATCAATGATTTTATCGCCGTTTTTAATAATTGTGGTTAAGGTATAAAGGTTAGGAGATTTGGTACTCCAAAGTTCTGGAGATTTGATGTTTTCAAATGACAGACTCGTGAATTTATCAGTTCCAACAGCTTCAGTCATTTTAACCGATTTACCTGTAGGTGATGTTAGTTCACAATCTACTATAAACTCTTTTGGAAGCGTTGAAGTTTCCACATTAATAAGTAAGCTAGCATTTTCTGCAGAAACTGTTGGTGTAACTTTTACTCTATCAATATGTGTTTGCGGTAAAGTTACTAACCATACATCTCTAGTAATACCTCCATAAATAAAGAAATCACTTTTTTGAGAAGGAATCACTTCTGGATCATAACTGTTATCAGCTCTAACTAATACTTCATTACTTCCTGCTTTTACTACATCTGTAATATCTACTGTAAAACCTATGTAACCACCTATGTGACCACCTACCTTTGTTCCGTTCACATATACTTCAGAAATGATGTTTACTCCTTCAAAATACAATTCATAAACTGGATTATCAGCAATAGTTTCTATCTCCAAATCTTTCTTATACCAGCTAGAACTACGCCTATAACCTGGATTTAAATCAGTTGCATCCAGCGCATTCCATGTATGTGGTAGATTTACAGATTCCCAATCTTGCTTTTCTAGAGCTTCATTTATATCTAATGTGGGATGCTCTAAATATTGCCAGTCTTGATTAATATTAATCTTAGACCTTTCAACAGTAGTAGTTGATATCCCTGACACAGCTGAGTCACAGCTGGCTGTAATCACAAAAATGAGTACCCAAAGTTTCAAAAAGTGATTCATAAAGTAATTTTAAAGTGAAAATTATTGATCCAGTTCTTGTAAGCGCAACATCAATTCA from Nonlabens arenilitoris harbors:
- a CDS encoding DMT family transporter encodes the protein MKDLQKAILFMLFSTLAFAIMNGVVKYLSEFSAFQLVFFRSIGSLIITMIYLNYKKISILGNKRWLLIARGVFGSISLLLFFLSLKYLPVGTAVTLRYLSPIFAAVFAVIWLRERIKPLQWLFF
- a CDS encoding DMT family transporter codes for the protein MGLVFVVISKIGKQDHPIVIINYFMAIGVILGGLLSINNWVQPVGSEWLLLASLGVVGFIGQLFMTRSFQIASTSLVAPLKYLEVIFTVLIGATWFLEIYTLWSVLGIALVIIGLVLNILYKSRWSS
- a CDS encoding glycoside hydrolase family 2 protein; its protein translation is MNHFLKLWVLIFVITASCDSAVSGISTTTVERSKININQDWQYLEHPTLDINEALEKQDWESVNLPHTWNALDATDLNPGYRRSSSWYKKDLEIETIADNPVYELYFEGVNIISEVYVNGTKVGGHIGGYIGFTVDITDVVKAGSNEVLVRADNSYDPEVIPSQKSDFFIYGGITRDVWLVTLPQTHIDRVKVTPTVSAENASLLINVETSTLPKEFIVDCELTSPTGKSVKMTEAVGTDKFTSLSFENIKSPELWSTKSPNLYTLTTIIKNGDKIIDQTEEKIGLRWFEFKDHGAFYLNGERLLLRGTHRHEEHAGVGAAMSNEQHRADMELIKSMGANFVRLAHYPQDPEVYKACDELGLIVWDELPWCRGGLGNDVWQENTTGMLKEIINQNYNHPSIVFWSLGNEMYWLPDFEDGDNTVKMNEYLQSLNDLAHEMDPSRVTAIRKYYEGAGIVDVFSPSIWSGWYSGSYKSYQKAIDQYKAQYKHFIHTEYGGSSHLGRHTENPVTGEGAIKADGWEEAIIQTDVANIAQIGDWSENYMVDLFDWHLRISETDSTFIGNAQWAFKDFGTPLRPENDIPYINQKGLVDRNNNPKDSFYVFKSYWSDEPFVWIESHTWTERQGPKGTQREISVYSNAPEVEFFINGQSLGTKKKDISKFPASGLTWKVDFKEGKNKLKAVGTTNKDKQVSDELEVNYRFTKNGKAKELILESEKLNNGNYLITATAMDGDGLRCLDYEERVYFQALSGGTTLKSLGTPTGSESIKMANGKASIEIVRDDSGKELEVMVLNQSFKGTYLVIE